A window of the Dictyostelium discoideum AX4 chromosome 4 chromosome, whole genome shotgun sequence genome harbors these coding sequences:
- the eb1 gene encoding microtubule-associated protein EB1 — protein sequence MEGFGRNEILNWINDLLQLDYKKIEQLGSGAALCQLVDIIHPGKINLKMVNFNAKYDYEYIKNFSYLQESFAKLGVEKYVEVSELVKSRPQANLEFAQWMKKYFDQYYTGEPYNAIERRIALKIPTDKDRSSLKGKTAATGAPPTSKPSPSSTLKPATTAASKPAPVSKPTTTTAKPTPSSVSKPVSKPTPSSISKPVSKPTPSISKPVTKPTPTTTSTSTTTTVSTPPSTPKPTNTPIPSTTGKPTLTQPTFKPTPKSVSPTPPVVAGSTVTTKTVIVSEPPTELLEELEQQKRELEQQRKELEEQKSVIQEMTEKIANFEITIQDIEKDRDFYFERLREAEIFCQDHSDVPLLGEVLKILYNSNGEEEGEEGEGEEQGGEEEEEEEEQGENNIEQEEEEQIEQQQQQQEEEEEHERETLSEPEPDQDNSAIPLEQLEINDEEEEFNQHQEQEEEDEHFEDEEKVNGLNEEEIMNSVLQNASDEDDILESTFDGNEDDSLLQDEY from the exons atggAGGG atttggaagaaatgaaattttaaattggataaatgatttattacaattagaTTATAAAAAGATTGAACAATTAGGTAGTGGAGCAGCACTTTGTCAATTGGTTGATATTATACATCCAggtaaaatcaatttaaagatGGTTAATTTCAATGCTAAATATGATTAcgaatatattaaaaacttttcaTACCTTCAAGAGAGTTTTGCAAAATTGGGTGTTGAAAAGTATGTTGAAGTTTCAGAATTAGTTAAATCACGTCCACAAGCAAATTTAGAGTTTGCACAATGgatgaaaaaatattttgatcaATATTATACTGGTGAACCATATAATGCAATTGAAAGAAGAATTGCATTAAAAATTCCAACTGATAAAGATAGATCATCATTAAAAGGTAAGACTGCAGCAACAGGAGCACCACCAACAAGTAAAccttcaccatcatcaactttaaaacctgcaacaacagcagcatcAAAACCAGCACCAGTATCAAaaccaactacaactacagcaaaaccaacaccatcatcaGTTTCAAAACCTGTATCAAAaccaacaccatcatcaatttcaaaacctGTATCAAAACCTACaccatcaatttcaaaacctgtaacaaaaccaacaccaacaacaacatcaacatcaacaaccaccactgtatcaacaccaccatcaacaccaaaaccaacaaaTACACCAATACCATCAACAACAGGAAAACCAACATTAACACAACCAACATTTAAACCAACACCAAAATCAGtatcaccaacaccaccagtAGTAGCAGGATCAACAGTCACAACTAAAACAGTGATTGTATCAGAACCACCAACAGAGTTATTAGAGGAATTGGAGCAACAAAAGAGAGAATTAGAACAACAAAGAAAAGAACTTGAAGAACAAAAATCAGTCATTCAAGAAATGACAGAAAAGATTgcaaattttgaaattacaattcaagatattgaaaaagataGAGACTTTTATTTCGAACGTTTAAGAGAAGCTGAAATCTTTTGTCAAGATCATTCTGATGTACCTTTATTAGGTGAAGTTTTGAAAATActttataatagtaatggtgaGGAAGAAGGAGAAGAAGGAGAAGGAGAGGAACAAGGtggtgaagaagaagaagaagaagaggaacaaggtgaaaataatattgaacaaGAGGAAGAGGAACAaattgaacaacaacaacaacaacaagaggAAGAGGAGGAACATGAAAGAGAAACTCTATCAGAACCAGAACCAGATCAAGATAACTCTGCTATTCCACTTGAACAATTAGAAATTAATGATGAGGAAGAAGAATTCAATCAACAtcaagaacaagaagaagaggatgaacattttgaagatgaagaaaaagTTAATGGATTAAATGAAGAGGAAATTATGAATTCTGTACTTCAAAATGCTTCTGATGAAGATGACATTTTAGAAAGTACTTTTGATGGTAATGAGGATGATAGTTTACTTCAAGatgaatattaa
- a CDS encoding NADPH-dependent FMN reductase family protein — translation MVSNTATKVIGIIVSSTRPNRVGFQISEWAQRILAENIDSSSTQIKIIDLQKENLPLYDEPNPPKAGKPYVNSHTMAWSEKIAGIDSFIFVSPVYNGSIPGGLKNAIDYLWKEWTKKPTIVVTYGSTGGKGSNDFLYTLLGGALGMNLIPQEKTVLIPLSRSFYVENTSTFIDIDKDLLPHKETLVNAIEELKKLPYAQ, via the exons atggtTAGTAACACTGCAACAAAAGTAATTGGAATTATTGTATCATCCACCAGACCAAATAGAGTAGGTTTCCAAATCAGTGAATGGGCCCAAAGAATTTTAGCTGAAAATATTGACTCTTCTTCAactcaaattaaaattatcgatttacaaaaagaaaatttaccACTTTATGATGAACCAAATCCACCAAAAGCTG gTAAACCATATGTAAATTCTCATACAATGGCATGGTCAGAAAAGATTGCAGGAATtgatagttttatttttgtatcaCCAGTTTATAATGGTTCAATTCCAGGTGGTTTAAAAAATgcaattgattatttatggAAAGAATGGACTAAAAAACCAACAATCGTAGTTACATATGGTTCAACCGGTGGTAAAGGTAGTAATGACTTTTTATATACATTATTAGGTGGTGCTCTTGGTATGAATTTAATTCCACAAGAAAAAACAGTTTTAATTCCATTATCACGTTCATTCTATGTTGAAAATACCAGTACATTCATTGACAttgataaagatttattacCACACAAAGAAACCTTAGTAAATGcaattgaagaattaaaaaaattaccatatgctcaataa
- the cutA gene encoding fatty acid elongase 3-ketoacyl-CoA synthase produces the protein MVEEKKTTQATPRVEEEVKSYYYPDRDADMEEVGRGYSIWRNNTFRTMVLGLTPLVIINFIYLYNNSAILIDIFDKFQTMVLEEMSNQDPTNIYIIITLAFLSLLGLELVISVFLSKRRREVYLVDFSVFQPPEQYKISHEFFVEHTKSVGWFDQDSVDFQTKLLYRTGLGNETYFPAGITKKSPDVSMESAREEAQLVLSGCLDSLFAKTGLKPQEIDILIVNCSLFNPTPSLAAMMMNRYKMRSDVLSYNLSGMGCSAGAISIDLAKQLLQVHKNATAVVLSTENITQNWYRGNERAMLVTNTLFRMGGAAIMLSNKSKYYWTGKYRLVASVRVTKCHDAAYNAVYQTEDNKGNKGVRLATGRDLMTVVGDCMKTNFTILGPMVLPWSEQIKFFVNFCHRKLVGGKKVPAYVPNFKKAFQHFCIHAGGRAVIDGLEENFNLSPYDVEPSRATLYRYGNTSSSSIWYELNFIEKQHSVKCGEKVLQLSFGSGFKMNSLVWQSIRDIGPSKKKKLN, from the coding sequence atggtagaagaaaagaaaactACTCAAGCAACACCAAGAGTTGAAGAGGAAGTTAAATCATATTATTATCCAGATAGAGATGCAGATATGGAAGAGGTTGGACGTGGATATTCAATATGGAGAAATAATACATTCCGTACTATGGTATTAGGATTAACACCATtggttataataaatttcatttaccTCTATAATAATAGTGCTATATTAATTGACATTTTCGATAAATTTCAAACCATGGTATTGGAAGAGATGTCAAATCAAGATCCAACCAATATTTACATTATAATAACATTGGCATTCTTGTCATTATTAGGATTGGAATTGGTAATTAGTGTATTTTTATCAAAGAGAAGAAGAGAGGTTTACTTGGTTGATTTCAGTGTATTCCAACCACCAGAGCAATACAAAATTTCACATGAATTCTTTGTTGAGCATACAAAGAGTGTCGGATGGTTCGATCAAGATTCAGTGGATTTCCAAACTAAATTATTGTATCGTACAGGTTTGGGTAATGAGACTTACTTCCCAGCAGGTATCACCAAAAAGTCACCAGACGTATCGATGGAGAGTGCACGTGAGGAGGCTCAATTGGTGTTGTCAGGCTGTTTGGATTCATTGTTTGCAAAGACTGGTTTGAAACCACAAGAGATCGATATCCTCATTGTCAATTGCTCCCTTTTCAATCCAACACCATCACTCGCTgcaatgatgatgaatagATATAAGATGCGTTCAGATGTTTTAAGTTATAATCTATCTGGTATGGGTTGTTCTGCTGGTGCAATCTCTATTGATTTGGCTAAACAGTTATTACAAGTCCACAAGAATGCCACCGCCGTTGTATTATCCACCGAGAATATCACACAAAATTGGTATCGTGGTAATGAAAGAGCAATGTTGGTCACCAATACCCTCTTCCGTATGGGTGGTGCTGCAATTATGTTATccaataaatcaaaatactATTGGACTGGTAAATATCGTTTGGTCGCAAGTGTTCGTGTCACTAAATGTCACGATGCCGCCTACAATGCCGTATACCAAACCGAGGATAATAAAGGTAACAAAGGTGTTAGATTGGCAACAGGTAGGGATTTAATGACTGTGGTTGGTGATTGTATGAAAACTAATTTCACTATCTTGGGTCCAATGGTTTTACCATGGAGTGaacaaatcaaatttttcGTAAACTTTTGTCATAGAAAATTGGTTGGTGGTAAAAAAGTACCTGCATACGTaccaaactttaaaaaagCTTTCCAACATTTTTGTATTCATGCTGGTGGTCGTGCCGTCATTGACGGTCTCGAAGAGAACTTTAATCTCTCTCCATATGATGTTGAACCTTCAAGAGCTACCCTCTATCGTTATGGTAACACCTCTTCTTCCTCAATTTGGTATGAATTAAACTTTATCGAAAAGCAACATTCAGTTAAATGTGGTGAAAAAGTTTTACAATTAAGTTTTGGTAGTGGTTTCAAAATGAACTCTTTAGTTTGGCAATCAATTAGAGATATTGGtccatcaaaaaaaaagaaattaaattga